Proteins from a genomic interval of Pogoniulus pusillus isolate bPogPus1 chromosome 42, bPogPus1.pri, whole genome shotgun sequence:
- the LOC135192493 gene encoding puff II/9-1 protein-like: MQQCGNGSDVKQLEQCETGVMQNWSDAKLDAKLEQCSAKLEQCKAKLEQCSAKLEQCNAKPERCSAKLERCNAKLERCSAKLERCNAKLERCSAKLEQCNANWSGAVSAKLEQCSAKLERCKAKLERCSAKLEQCSANLEQCNAKLEQCSAKLELDLTQTAAGKSLDSSWGSDCDCICKQQTSKLHF, encoded by the exons ATGCAGCAGTGTGGAAATGGGAGCGATGTGAAACAACTGGAGCAATGTGAAACTGGAGTGATGCAAAACTGGAGTGATGCAAAACTGGA TGCAAAActggagcagtgcagtgcaAAACTGGAGCAGTGCAAGGCAAAActggagcagtgcagtgcaAAACTGGAGCAGTGCAATGCAAAACCGGAGCGGTGCAGTGCAAAACTGGAGCGGTGCAATGCAAAACTGGAGCGGTGCAGTGCAAAACTGGAGCGGTGCAATGCAAAACTGGAGCGGTGCAGTGCAAAACTGGAGCAGTGCAATGCAAACTGGAGCGGTGCAGT CAGTGCAAAActggagcagtgcagtgcaAAACTGGAGCGGTGCAAGGCAAAACTGGAGCGGTGCAGTGCAAAActggagcagtgcagtgcaAACCTGGAGCAGTGCAATGCAAAACTGGAGCAATGCAGTGCAAAACTGGAGCT TGACCTCACTCAGACTGCTGCAGGGAAGAGCCTCGACAGCAGCTGGGGCTCGGACTGCGACTGCATCTGCAAACAGCAAACCT CCAAACTCCACTTTTGA